TCTGCTCCCAGACACTTCCTGGGGTGTGCAAACCCCCGAAGGTGCAGGCAGGGCGGTGCAGGGGGTGACAGTGCCGGTGGCACACACCGGTGCCGGCAGCACAGCTGAGTCAGGCTGGGTCACCGGACCCGCTGAATCACTGGAAAATCCATCAGGACTCGGTGACAAAAAACGGCTCCATCCCGCAGCATTGGGCACCCAGGAGACACCCGAGTGAACCCAAGTGTGTGACACCCACCAGCGCTGCTGAAATGTGGAGCAGGACAAGGGGGAGTTGCCAGgagcagggctgtcctgcagccgTGCGGTGGCACGGGGCCAGCCGGGTCCCCACGGTAAGCCGAGGCGATGGACGATGCTTCAAGCGCACTCGTGTCCTCACCCCTGGAAGCTCAGAGGGTGCCTGAGGAGCGTCCCCACCAGCGAGTTGCcatctggggatgggggtgaagatggagatgatggagatggggacagctCTGGTGACACCAGGGCTGTGCTACGAGCGTGTGGGTGGCCGTGGGCCCCGGCGGGATCTCCGCTTCTCCCGGCGGCTCCGGGCCTCGAGCCGGGCGCTGAGCTTGGCCATGAAGCGGGCGTAGCTCCAGAGGATCTGGCACCCCGCCAGCTTCTGCCGGAAGAtcttggtgggtgctgtggggccggggggcggccggtggccggggagggggctgggggccgGGAACAGCCCGTCCAGGTTGCTGAGGAGCCCCCGCACCTTCAGGTGGGTGCTGGCCAAGCGACGAAGGATTTCGGCACCGGGGGGGTTGAGGTCGCGCTGGTGGCGGGTGATGTCCTGCAGCGCCTGCGCCATGCGGGTCATGGTCCCTCGCAGCTCCCGCAGCCCCCCGGGGCCCAGCACAGGTCCCCGCAGCCACTCGGGCGGGCGGTTGGTGCGGCAGAGGTGGTGGATGGCCAggtgctggttctcctcctgcccagggacaggggggacagtcaGGGACACTGGACTGGAGCAGCATGGGACCCCCTCGCCAGTATTATCCCCCCATGGAGGGGACAGGCACGGGACTCACGTAAAAGGTGAAAAGCTCCTGCGCGTCCTCGGCCATGTGTCTCACCAGCGCCTGGATCTGCTGCAGGGTTGGGGGCGGCAGGGGCCGTCCCCCCTGGCTAGGCACTGCCCAGAGGATGAGGAGTCCTTTGGTGAcagctggggaggaagaggagggacatgggggacattggggcgtTGCCGGGTACAGGGAGGCTCCAGCCCACCAGCCCCCACATGCCCATCACCCTGGTGTCAAGCCTTGAGGTGACACCAATGCGTGCCAGGTACATGTGCCCCCCTGCACCGGTCCCTGGTCCTGCCGCAGGGACAAGCCAGTCTCTATGCCAAGAGCCTGCTGGGGACccggcagggaggaggaggaggatggagatgcCCTGGAGCAGCCAGGGACGCAGCCCAGTGCCGGTGGCTGTCCAAGCAGCTCCCCCGTCAGCACAGGCCACCACAAAGGAGGGGACAGCGGTGACACTCCTGGATTCGGCCCCTTGGCTCCAGCCTGTTgctgtcccagccctgctgtcacccAGAGCCATGTGCCAGCGGTGACTCAGGAGGTGGCACTGGATCAGTGCACAGCATCCAGCCACTAGCTCAAGGGCTTCAGGGTGTGCAGGATCCATGCCAGCAATCTGACCTCTGACCCTCTGCCATCTGTCCCCAAACTGACCCCAGCgcgtgtcccctcctgcccaccCCCTCCCAGCATCCCTTCTGCCCTGGCATGAaggcagcacccctgggtgcccatCGCTGGTGCTCCCAAGCCCACACGCCATGGCGGGGAACATCCCCATCCCCCATCAGCACCCTTGGGAGATGACACcgcagcagcacagggagggaCAGCCTGGGTGACACCATCAGCCGCAGCACGCCGACTCCATCCCCACGCGGGCCCCACCGTGCTCTCCCCGTGGCTCCCGGCGCGCGAGCGAGAGGGCGGTTTGGGGACGCGGCAGCCACCTACCTGCCAGCATGCCCA
This DNA window, taken from Patagioenas fasciata isolate bPatFas1 chromosome 17, bPatFas1.hap1, whole genome shotgun sequence, encodes the following:
- the LOC139829252 gene encoding uncharacterized protein is translated as MGMAGSHEMLLTCAQVMKKFQPGHAVTGAIFVPVGVSGGPAAASRSVEGPCGQGETDGGMDAWMGGWRGGYEGTDGQSVLGSITQCRGGAGSKEVACAPGGPTPRHPVPAMRCGGWPLGMLAAVTKGLLILWAVPSQGGRPLPPPTLQQIQALVRHMAEDAQELFTFYEENQHLAIHHLCRTNRPPEWLRGPVLGPGGLRELRGTMTRMAQALQDITRHQRDLNPPGAEILRRLASTHLKVRGLLSNLDGLFPAPSPLPGHRPPPGPTAPTKIFRQKLAGCQILWSYARFMAKLSARLEARSRREKRRSRRGPRPPTRS